A genomic window from Martelella lutilitoris includes:
- the rnc gene encoding ribonuclease III: MAARDAREEDVDALASLIGFAFADRERIARALTHSSARNGKDGNYERLEFLGDRVLGLVIAENLFKLFPTASEGELSVRLNQLVSAEACARVADDLGLHRFIKTGQDVKKLTGKRVLSIRADVVESVIAAIYLEGGLEPARRFIETHWKPLFADGVKLRRDAKTELQEWAHAKHGETPAYHVEDRSGPDHEPRFTVKVTVKGVAPEVGVDRSKRAAEQVAATKLLEREGVWTAGS, from the coding sequence ATGGCGGCACGGGACGCAAGAGAGGAAGACGTCGATGCGCTGGCGAGTCTGATCGGCTTCGCGTTTGCCGATCGCGAGCGCATCGCGCGGGCGCTGACCCATTCGAGCGCGCGCAACGGCAAGGACGGCAATTACGAGCGGCTGGAGTTTCTCGGCGACCGCGTGCTGGGGCTGGTGATTGCGGAGAACCTGTTCAAGCTTTTTCCGACGGCGAGCGAGGGCGAGCTTTCCGTGCGCCTCAACCAGTTGGTGAGTGCGGAGGCCTGCGCCCGGGTCGCCGACGATCTCGGCCTGCACCGCTTCATCAAGACCGGCCAGGACGTGAAGAAGCTGACGGGCAAACGCGTTCTCTCCATCCGCGCCGACGTGGTCGAGAGCGTGATCGCGGCGATCTACCTGGAAGGCGGACTGGAGCCGGCGCGCCGCTTCATCGAGACGCACTGGAAGCCGCTCTTTGCCGATGGCGTCAAACTGCGACGCGACGCCAAGACGGAACTGCAGGAATGGGCGCATGCCAAACACGGCGAAACACCGGCCTATCACGTCGAGGACAGGTCGGGGCCGGATCATGAACCGCGGTTTACTGTCAAGGTCACTGTAAAGGGCGTCGCGCCGGAGGTCGGCGTTGACCGCTCCAAGCGCGCGGCCGAGCAGGTTGCCGCTACAAAGCTCCTGGAGCGCGAAGGCGTCTGGACAGCCGGGAGCTGA
- the lepB gene encoding signal peptidase I: MAEEEEKKESSLWSNVKVIVQALLLALVIKTFLFQPFTIPSGSMMPTLLVGDYLFVNKFSYGYSRYSLPFSPNLFEGRIFGSDPDRGDVVVFRYPPNPSVDYIKRVIGLPGDRVQVQNGILYLNGEPVPRTADGTFTSDYRRDPGRDIPVFRETLPDGVSYDTLDEIRNSPGDNTREFIVPEGHYFMMGDNRDNSLDSRFDVGFVPAENLIGRASLIFFSLGNDTSFAEIWKWPFNMRWDRLFKVIGG, translated from the coding sequence GTGGCCGAAGAAGAAGAAAAAAAGGAGAGCTCGCTCTGGAGCAATGTCAAAGTCATTGTTCAGGCGCTGCTTCTCGCTCTTGTCATCAAGACATTTTTGTTTCAGCCCTTCACCATTCCTTCCGGTTCGATGATGCCGACGCTGCTGGTGGGCGACTATCTGTTCGTCAACAAGTTCTCCTACGGCTATTCGCGCTATTCTCTGCCGTTCTCGCCCAACCTTTTCGAGGGCCGCATTTTCGGCTCCGATCCCGATCGCGGCGACGTTGTGGTGTTTCGCTATCCGCCGAATCCGAGTGTCGACTACATCAAGCGCGTGATCGGTCTTCCAGGCGACCGGGTGCAGGTGCAGAACGGCATTCTCTACCTGAACGGCGAGCCGGTTCCGCGTACCGCTGACGGCACCTTCACCTCCGACTATCGCCGGGATCCGGGCCGCGACATTCCGGTCTTCCGCGAGACCCTTCCCGATGGCGTGAGCTATGACACGCTTGACGAGATCCGCAATTCGCCCGGCGACAACACCCGCGAATTCATCGTGCCCGAGGGGCACTACTTCATGATGGGCGACAACCGCGACAATTCGCTCGACAGCCGTTTCGATGTCGGCTTCGTGCCGGCGGAGAACCTGATCGGCCGCGCCAGCCTGATTTTCTTCTCGCTCGGCAACGACACGTCCTTCGCTGAAATCTGGAAGTGGCCGTTCAACATGCGCTGGGATCGCCTGTTTAAGGTCATCGGTGGCTGA
- a CDS encoding NUDIX hydrolase: MTVSPKPASSVIVRRGEKFLLVRRANPPAQAMYAFPGGKAEEGETAEQAAIRELAEETGLIAASARRYAVYDLIDRDDDGRITSFYRLSVFLADVDGAAVAAAADDADDLGWYALEEIRVLNVPTSVLECAERLASPD, encoded by the coding sequence ATGACCGTTTCACCCAAACCCGCCTCCTCCGTGATCGTCAGACGCGGCGAGAAATTCCTGCTCGTGCGCAGGGCCAATCCGCCGGCGCAGGCGATGTATGCCTTTCCCGGCGGCAAGGCAGAGGAAGGCGAGACGGCCGAACAGGCCGCAATCCGCGAACTGGCCGAGGAAACGGGGCTTATTGCCGCGTCCGCCCGAAGATATGCCGTCTACGACCTGATCGACCGCGACGACGATGGGCGCATCACGAGCTTCTACCGGCTGAGCGTCTTTCTCGCGGATGTCGATGGGGCAGCCGTCGCGGCCGCTGCCGACGATGCCGATGACCTCGGCTGGTACGCGCTTGAGGAAATCCGCGTCCTGAACGTGCCGACCAGCGTGCTCGAATGCGCCGAAAGGCTCGCATCGCCGGATTGA
- a CDS encoding YgfZ/GcvT domain-containing protein produces MALIHLPDRAFITLEGEDAEAFLQNLITTNIDGLAPGEAWPGALLTPQGKIMFDFLISRGPAGFLIETHAGDQAALAKRLMLYKLRAKVTIGTPAHDGVTAIVGEDTIPDSAVADRRFSLSDVALFRLPDRLDGAADDPETYTALRIEAGAAEMHADFAAEDAFPHDVLFDRNGGLNFRKGCYVGQEVVSRMQHRGTARRRLVRLEASEPFNTDQGTVEAGGKYAGSLGSVSGHAAMAIVRIDRIAAAAGDVSVGGLPVSVTPYAWSGVSLEPTGAEPE; encoded by the coding sequence ATGGCATTGATCCATCTTCCGGACAGAGCCTTCATCACGCTTGAGGGCGAAGACGCCGAAGCGTTTCTGCAGAACCTGATCACCACCAACATCGATGGGCTTGCCCCCGGCGAGGCCTGGCCCGGCGCGCTGTTGACGCCACAGGGCAAGATCATGTTCGATTTCCTGATTTCGCGCGGTCCGGCGGGTTTTCTGATCGAGACCCATGCCGGGGACCAGGCCGCGCTCGCCAAGCGGCTGATGCTTTACAAGCTACGCGCCAAGGTGACGATCGGCACGCCGGCTCATGACGGCGTCACGGCGATCGTCGGCGAGGACACTATTCCGGACAGCGCTGTTGCGGACAGGCGCTTTTCGCTCTCCGATGTCGCGCTCTTCCGCCTGCCCGATCGACTGGACGGCGCAGCGGATGACCCCGAGACTTATACTGCCTTACGGATCGAAGCCGGCGCGGCGGAGATGCACGCGGATTTCGCCGCCGAAGACGCCTTTCCCCATGACGTGCTGTTCGACAGGAATGGCGGTCTCAACTTCCGCAAGGGCTGCTATGTCGGCCAGGAAGTGGTCTCGCGCATGCAGCATCGCGGCACGGCGCGGCGAAGGCTGGTGCGGCTGGAGGCCTCCGAACCCTTCAACACGGATCAGGGCACTGTCGAGGCCGGCGGCAAGTATGCCGGCAGCCTCGGTTCGGTCAGCGGACATGCCGCCATGGCGATCGTGCGCATCGACCGGATCGCGGCGGCCGCCGGCGATGTCAGCGTCGGCGGCTTACCGGTCAGCGTCACGCCCTATGCCTGGAGCGGCGTATCGCTCGAGCCGACCGGCGCGGAGCCCGAGTAA
- a CDS encoding mechanosensitive ion channel family protein, with protein sequence MDGIEQQVGDMFKASGDFANAMWALVITYTFSVLGAVILLIVGWIVAALVQRSIKNAFLKFENVDRTLAGFFGNIARYGILTIVIIMVLGQFGVQTASILAALGAAGLAIGLALQGTLQNIAAGIMLLVLRPFRVGEYISTGSIDGTVQEVGLFATELKTFDGLFRLAPNSTLWNVSITNYSRVTQRMHELAIGIGYDDDLKKAIEILLDLARNNENVLADPEPYAFVKELGDSAVVVAMRYWAPGPVWWKTTHIMTRDAKLAFDEAGISIPFPQVTLSTLDGDEQLLEKGDEAGDKPAEKS encoded by the coding sequence ATGGATGGTATAGAGCAACAGGTCGGCGACATGTTCAAGGCGTCTGGCGATTTCGCCAACGCCATGTGGGCGCTGGTCATCACCTACACATTTTCGGTTCTGGGCGCCGTCATCCTGCTGATCGTCGGATGGATCGTGGCCGCGCTGGTGCAGCGATCGATCAAGAACGCATTCCTCAAATTCGAGAATGTCGACCGCACGCTTGCCGGTTTCTTCGGCAACATAGCGCGCTACGGCATACTGACCATCGTCATCATCATGGTGCTCGGCCAGTTCGGCGTGCAGACGGCCTCCATCCTTGCCGCTCTCGGCGCCGCCGGCCTGGCCATCGGTCTCGCCCTGCAGGGAACGCTGCAGAATATCGCGGCGGGCATCATGCTTCTCGTGTTGCGCCCCTTCCGCGTCGGCGAATATATCAGCACCGGCTCGATCGACGGCACGGTGCAGGAAGTCGGTCTTTTCGCCACCGAACTGAAGACGTTTGACGGCCTCTTCCGCCTGGCCCCGAACTCGACGCTCTGGAACGTCTCGATCACCAATTATTCGCGCGTCACCCAGCGCATGCACGAGCTTGCCATCGGTATCGGCTATGACGATGACCTGAAGAAGGCGATCGAGATCCTGCTCGATCTCGCCCGGAACAATGAGAACGTTCTCGCCGATCCCGAGCCCTACGCCTTCGTCAAGGAGCTCGGCGACAGCGCCGTTGTCGTCGCGATGCGCTACTGGGCACCGGGCCCCGTGTGGTGGAAGACGACGCATATCATGACCCGCGATGCCAAGCTCGCCTTCGACGAGGCCGGCATTTCCATTCCCTTCCCGCAGGTCACGCTGTCGACTCTGGACGGCGACGAACAGCTCCTCGAAAAAGGGGACGAGGCCGGAGACAAACCGGCGGAGAAGAGCTAG
- the era gene encoding GTPase Era, with the protein MTDEETGAEIAATRSGFVALIGPTNAGKSTLVNRLVGAKVSIVSHKVQTTRATLRGIAIHDNAQIVFMDTPGIFKPRRRLDRAMVLAAWSGARDADLIMMLIDAERGLKGDAEAILEGLKEVRQPKILVLNKIDRVRHEDLLKLAAAANEAIGFEQTFMISATNGSGCDDLMDYLAKALPEGPWYYPEDQISDLPMRQLAAEITREKLFLRLHQELPYSAHVETEKWEERKDGSVRIEQVVYLERHSQKKIALGKGGEAIKSISMAARKELSEILEQKVHLFLFVKVRENWGDDPERYREMGLDYSQ; encoded by the coding sequence ATGACAGACGAAGAAACTGGTGCAGAGATAGCCGCGACCCGCTCCGGCTTCGTCGCGCTGATAGGCCCGACCAATGCCGGCAAATCGACATTGGTCAACCGGCTCGTCGGCGCCAAGGTCTCGATCGTCAGCCATAAGGTGCAGACCACGCGCGCCACGCTGCGCGGCATCGCCATTCATGACAATGCCCAGATCGTGTTCATGGATACGCCCGGCATCTTCAAGCCGCGCCGCAGGCTGGACCGCGCCATGGTGCTGGCGGCCTGGAGCGGCGCGCGCGATGCCGATCTCATCATGATGCTGATCGATGCCGAGCGCGGGCTTAAGGGCGACGCGGAAGCCATTCTCGAAGGTCTGAAAGAGGTCCGCCAGCCGAAGATCCTGGTGCTCAACAAGATCGACCGCGTGCGTCATGAAGACCTGCTGAAGCTTGCGGCGGCCGCCAACGAGGCGATCGGCTTCGAGCAGACCTTCATGATCTCGGCCACCAATGGCTCGGGCTGTGACGACCTGATGGACTATCTGGCGAAGGCCCTGCCGGAGGGCCCGTGGTACTATCCCGAGGATCAGATCTCCGATCTGCCGATGCGCCAGCTTGCCGCCGAAATCACCCGCGAAAAACTGTTCCTTAGGCTTCACCAGGAACTGCCTTACTCTGCCCATGTCGAAACCGAGAAGTGGGAGGAGCGCAAGGACGGTTCGGTGCGCATCGAGCAGGTGGTCTATCTGGAACGCCACAGCCAGAAGAAGATCGCGCTTGGCAAGGGCGGCGAGGCGATCAAGTCGATTTCCATGGCCGCCCGCAAGGAGCTGTCCGAGATCCTCGAACAGAAGGTCCACCTGTTCCTGTTCGTCAAGGTGCGCGAGAACTGGGGCGACGATCCTGAGCGCTACCGCGAGATGGGGCTCGACTATTCGCAGTGA
- a CDS encoding SOS response-associated peptidase: MCGRFGLITSPEATAEAFDLTGIDPFPPRYNIAPSQPILMVVNASELTGGGQGRTALLVRWGLIPAWVKDGRDFPLLFNARAESAAEKPAFRGALRHFRTLVPASGFFEWRKAGGKGTAQPYWIRPRHGGLIAFAGLMSPWQGADGTELDTGTILTTQASGVVAKLHDRSPVIIMPEDFERWLDCRDLEPRHVADLMKPAPDDFFEAFPVSKAVSNARNLGADLIEPIGPALLPDAPEPRSGEQMDLF, encoded by the coding sequence ATGTGCGGACGTTTCGGATTGATAACAAGCCCAGAGGCGACAGCGGAAGCCTTCGATCTGACCGGGATCGACCCGTTTCCGCCACGCTACAATATCGCCCCCTCGCAACCGATCCTGATGGTTGTCAACGCCTCGGAACTGACCGGCGGCGGTCAAGGACGGACGGCGCTTCTGGTGCGCTGGGGGCTTATTCCGGCCTGGGTGAAGGATGGCCGGGACTTCCCGCTTCTTTTCAATGCGCGCGCGGAAAGCGCTGCGGAAAAGCCGGCCTTTCGCGGCGCCCTGCGCCATTTCCGCACGCTGGTGCCGGCAAGCGGCTTCTTCGAGTGGCGCAAGGCGGGCGGCAAGGGCACGGCCCAGCCCTACTGGATCCGCCCGCGCCATGGCGGACTCATCGCCTTCGCCGGCCTGATGTCGCCCTGGCAGGGCGCGGACGGCACGGAGCTTGATACCGGCACGATCCTGACCACGCAGGCAAGCGGCGTGGTGGCGAAACTGCACGACCGCTCGCCGGTGATCATCATGCCGGAGGATTTCGAACGCTGGCTTGATTGCCGCGATCTCGAGCCGCGCCATGTGGCCGACCTGATGAAGCCGGCGCCGGATGACTTCTTCGAGGCCTTTCCAGTTTCAAAGGCTGTCAGCAATGCCCGCAATCTGGGCGCGGATCTGATCGAGCCCATCGGACCCGCGCTTCTGCCGGACGCGCCGGAGCCGCGGTCCGGCGAACAGATGGACCTCTTCTGA
- the recO gene encoding DNA repair protein RecO yields MEWQDEGIVLGVRRHGETSAIAEVMTLAHGRHLGLVRGGRSRAMRPVLQPGNRVSLIWRARLSEHLGEFRVEPLSQRAGLLMQSATALHGMRAMAALLRLLPERDPHRHLCEAVEVIIAHLDDPASAGELFVRFELALLNELGFGLDLARCAANGSVVDLVYVSPKSGRAVSRDAGAPYADRMLALPDFLRTDLNAAADPNGLSAGFRLTGFFLDRHVYEPRGIKPDGARDSFIAATLKALERQETT; encoded by the coding sequence ATGGAGTGGCAGGACGAAGGCATTGTTCTGGGCGTGCGCCGCCACGGCGAGACCAGCGCCATTGCCGAGGTGATGACGCTTGCCCATGGCCGGCATCTGGGGCTGGTGCGCGGCGGACGCTCGCGCGCCATGCGGCCGGTTCTGCAACCCGGTAACCGGGTCTCGCTCATCTGGCGGGCCAGGCTTTCCGAGCATCTCGGCGAGTTCCGGGTGGAGCCGCTCAGCCAGCGTGCTGGGCTCCTGATGCAGTCGGCAACCGCGCTGCACGGCATGCGGGCCATGGCGGCGCTGCTGCGCCTGCTTCCGGAACGCGATCCGCACCGGCACCTGTGCGAGGCCGTCGAGGTGATCATCGCCCATCTCGATGACCCGGCATCGGCGGGCGAGCTTTTCGTTCGCTTCGAACTGGCGCTTCTGAACGAACTCGGTTTCGGGCTTGATCTGGCGCGCTGCGCCGCCAACGGTTCCGTGGTCGATCTTGTCTATGTGTCGCCGAAATCGGGCAGGGCGGTGTCGCGGGATGCCGGCGCGCCCTATGCCGACCGGATGCTGGCGCTTCCGGATTTTCTGAGGACCGATCTCAACGCGGCCGCCGATCCGAATGGTCTTTCCGCTGGCTTTCGCTTGACCGGTTTCTTTCTCGATCGTCACGTCTACGAGCCGCGCGGGATCAAGCCGGACGGCGCCCGCGACAGTTTCATTGCGGCAACGCTGAAGGCGCTGGAGAGACAGGAAACGACCTGA
- a CDS encoding MOSC domain-containing protein, producing the protein MKIAALNIYPLKSARGIALEESQCGPSGLVGDRTAVITDAAGRFITQRDMPALARLSAVRQDDGLVLAMDGSKPIFAAPRHADRLDVTVWRDTVNAATASKDVDETLSEWLDRPVRLAFFDDSARRVASRDWVETDTPVSFADGFQLLVTTTGSLAALNADLRAHGAETVGMERFRPNIVLDCAEPWAEDGWTGIEIAGIRFDFVKPCARCIMTTQDQATGSRDGANPLPAMGRIRMSADRRVPGPLFGWNAVPRGEGLLRVGDAVKVSGTRDERWPLRRRG; encoded by the coding sequence ATGAAGATTGCCGCCCTCAACATCTACCCGCTGAAAAGCGCGCGCGGGATCGCGCTTGAGGAAAGCCAGTGCGGCCCTTCGGGACTTGTCGGCGACAGGACCGCGGTGATCACGGACGCGGCCGGTCGGTTCATTACCCAGCGCGACATGCCGGCGCTGGCCCGGCTTTCCGCTGTCCGTCAGGACGACGGGCTGGTGCTCGCGATGGACGGTTCAAAACCGATTTTTGCTGCTCCGCGCCATGCCGACAGGCTTGATGTCACAGTGTGGAGAGACACGGTCAATGCCGCAACCGCCTCGAAAGACGTCGATGAGACGCTCTCGGAATGGCTCGATCGCCCGGTTCGCCTTGCCTTCTTTGACGATTCTGCCCGCCGCGTCGCAAGTCGCGACTGGGTTGAAACGGACACGCCGGTGTCCTTCGCCGACGGCTTCCAGCTTCTGGTGACCACAACGGGTTCGCTCGCCGCGCTCAATGCCGATCTTAGGGCCCACGGGGCCGAAACGGTCGGCATGGAGCGGTTCCGGCCGAATATCGTGCTCGACTGCGCGGAACCCTGGGCGGAGGACGGCTGGACCGGTATCGAGATTGCCGGAATCCGGTTCGACTTCGTCAAACCCTGCGCCCGCTGTATCATGACCACGCAGGACCAGGCGACCGGATCGCGCGACGGCGCCAATCCGCTACCGGCGATGGGGCGCATCCGCATGTCGGCGGACAGGCGGGTGCCCGGTCCGCTGTTCGGCTGGAACGCCGTGCCGCGCGGCGAAGGTCTGCTGCGGGTCGGCGACGCGGTGAAAGTCTCCGGAACGCGGGACGAGCGCTGGCCGCTGAGGCGGCGGGGCTGA
- the pssA gene encoding CDP-diacylglycerol--serine O-phosphatidyltransferase: MSRNETDGPLATRKTSGSDLSGRGPRLREIPLRLILPNLVTVLAICAGLSGIRQAIEGKFPEAVMMLLIAAFLDGIDGRLARLLKASSKFGEQMDSLADIVNFGIAPALVSYIYLLDNAGTPGWIAALLYAIAAALRLARFNVMADRKRKASWQGEYFVGVPAPAGAIIVLLPVYLGFLGMEPSRGIALAASLYTVLIGFLLISRLPVWSGKSLGLNVRREFALPMMLLAVLSVALLVAYTWHMMIAGSALYLAALPLGARAWHSKYGTLVMEEDGDDDDEDDPDHPRKNRLDLDI, translated from the coding sequence ATGAGTCGGAATGAGACCGACGGCCCCCTCGCGACGCGGAAGACATCCGGCTCGGACCTGTCCGGCCGGGGTCCGCGTCTGCGCGAAATTCCGCTGCGCCTGATCCTCCCCAATCTCGTCACCGTCCTTGCCATCTGTGCCGGACTTTCCGGCATCAGGCAGGCGATCGAGGGGAAGTTCCCCGAAGCCGTGATGATGCTGCTGATCGCAGCCTTTCTCGACGGCATCGACGGCCGGCTGGCGCGGCTTCTGAAAGCATCTTCGAAATTCGGCGAGCAGATGGATTCGCTTGCCGACATCGTCAATTTCGGCATCGCTCCGGCGCTGGTCTCCTATATCTATCTGCTTGACAATGCCGGAACGCCGGGCTGGATCGCCGCGCTGCTCTATGCGATTGCCGCCGCGCTGCGCCTTGCGCGCTTCAACGTGATGGCCGACCGCAAGCGCAAGGCCAGCTGGCAGGGCGAGTATTTCGTCGGCGTGCCTGCGCCTGCGGGCGCGATCATCGTGCTTCTGCCGGTCTATCTCGGCTTTCTCGGCATGGAGCCGAGCCGCGGCATCGCGCTTGCCGCGTCGCTCTATACGGTGCTCATCGGCTTCCTCCTGATCAGCCGCCTGCCTGTCTGGTCGGGCAAGAGCCTCGGCCTCAATGTCCGTCGCGAATTCGCGCTGCCGATGATGCTGCTGGCCGTTCTCTCGGTCGCGCTTCTCGTGGCCTATACCTGGCATATGATGATTGCCGGCTCCGCGCTCTACCTTGCGGCCCTGCCGCTCGGCGCCCGCGCCTGGCACTCGAAATACGGCACGCTGGTGATGGAGGAGGACGGCGATGACGATGACGAGGACGATCCGGACCACCCGCGCAAGAACCGGCTCGATCTCGATATCTGA
- a CDS encoding tyrosine phosphatase family protein, producing MSSAIVVSPLARIGEMAARHKCRSMLSLMANGHDFSRPGVIDPARHLTLRMNDIAFAGSGKLVAPEASHVEEIIRFARVSDGPLLVHCWMGVSRSPAAALIAALARAPLLDDLALAKALRAASPFATPNARLIALGDEALDRKGRLAEAVSAIGRGRDCQLNLPFVLEPQRLFDDGGEVAAMREFS from the coding sequence ATGAGTTCAGCCATCGTCGTCAGCCCGCTGGCGCGCATCGGCGAGATGGCTGCCCGTCACAAGTGCCGGTCCATGCTGTCGCTGATGGCGAACGGCCATGACTTTTCTCGGCCTGGGGTGATCGATCCGGCCCGGCACCTGACGTTGCGGATGAACGATATCGCCTTTGCCGGCAGCGGCAAGCTGGTTGCGCCGGAGGCTTCTCACGTCGAAGAGATCATCCGCTTTGCACGGGTCTCCGATGGTCCCCTGCTTGTCCACTGCTGGATGGGCGTATCCCGCTCTCCGGCCGCAGCGCTGATCGCGGCGCTGGCGCGCGCGCCTCTGCTCGATGATCTTGCGCTGGCAAAGGCGCTGAGGGCGGCATCGCCCTTTGCCACGCCGAATGCGCGTCTCATTGCCCTTGGCGACGAGGCGCTCGATCGGAAGGGGCGCCTTGCCGAAGCGGTCAGCGCGATCGGGCGCGGGCGCGACTGCCAGCTGAACCTGCCCTTCGTGCTGGAACCGCAGCGGCTTTTCGATGACGGTGGCGAAGTTGCAGCGATGCGCGAGTTTTCGTAG
- the acpS gene encoding holo-ACP synthase has protein sequence MILGMGSDLIDIRRIEKSIERHGDRFTARCFTQIEQQRSDARRNRAASYAKRFAAKEACAKALGTGIARGVFWREMGVVNLDGGKPTMELTGRAAEHLAGLTPDGMTARIHLTITDDYPLAQAFVIIEAV, from the coding sequence ATGATCCTCGGAATGGGCAGTGATCTCATCGATATCAGGCGGATCGAGAAATCGATCGAGCGCCACGGCGATCGCTTCACCGCGCGCTGTTTCACGCAGATCGAGCAGCAACGGTCTGACGCGCGCCGCAATCGCGCCGCATCCTACGCCAAGCGCTTCGCCGCCAAGGAGGCCTGCGCCAAGGCGCTCGGCACGGGTATCGCCCGCGGCGTGTTCTGGCGGGAGATGGGCGTGGTCAATCTTGACGGCGGAAAGCCGACCATGGAACTGACCGGCCGGGCCGCCGAGCACCTTGCCGGGTTGACGCCGGATGGGATGACGGCGCGCATCCACCTGACGATCACCGATGACTACCCGCTCGCCCAGGCCTTCGTCATCATCGAAGCTGTGTAG
- a CDS encoding YfbR-like 5'-deoxynucleotidase encodes MAKTDARAWQRMLSGRRLDLLDPSPLDVEISDIAHGLARVARWNGQTVGAHAYSVAQHSLVVETIFVHCHKASPEDCQMALLHDAPEYVIGDMISPFKAVVGGGYKSVEKRLESAVHLRFGLPPHPSRTLKARIKAADRIAAYFEAITLAGFSRAEAKRFFGEPNGVSIEMLAIEPMATTDAQTRFLARFSEIEAERASREATAKGSVG; translated from the coding sequence ATGGCCAAGACTGATGCCCGAGCCTGGCAGCGCATGCTTTCCGGCCGCCGGCTGGACCTGCTCGATCCCTCCCCGCTTGATGTCGAGATCTCCGACATCGCCCACGGGCTGGCCCGCGTTGCCCGCTGGAACGGCCAGACGGTCGGCGCCCACGCCTATTCCGTTGCCCAGCACAGCCTTGTTGTCGAGACGATCTTCGTCCATTGCCACAAGGCAAGCCCCGAAGACTGCCAGATGGCGCTTCTGCACGATGCGCCCGAATATGTGATCGGCGACATGATCTCTCCGTTCAAGGCAGTCGTCGGCGGCGGATACAAGAGTGTCGAGAAGCGGCTGGAATCGGCCGTTCACCTGCGCTTCGGCCTGCCGCCGCATCCCTCGCGCACGCTGAAGGCGCGAATCAAGGCTGCCGACCGCATCGCCGCCTATTTCGAGGCGATCACCCTTGCCGGCTTTTCGCGTGCCGAGGCAAAGCGCTTTTTCGGCGAGCCCAACGGGGTGTCGATCGAGATGCTCGCGATCGAGCCGATGGCGACAACCGACGCCCAGACGCGGTTCTTGGCCCGGTTCTCCGAGATCGAGGCCGAGCGCGCCAGCCGGGAGGCGACGGCGAAGGGGAGCGTCGGATGA
- a CDS encoding phosphatidylserine decarboxylase — translation MTVFDSIRKAIVPIHKEGYPFIAIFLVATLILGWIADPLFWIGLFATLWCAYFFRDPERVVPQDDDIVISPADGLVSSVSEEIPPQEMGLGSEPMLRICVFMNVFNCHVNRAPMAGTVRGIHYRPGKFLNAELDKASEDNERNGVVLETAHGSIGVVQIAGLVARRIVCFVENGDVVDAGERFGLIRFGSRLDVYLPAGATPRVAVGQTATAGETVLAVFGDFELPVAGRRI, via the coding sequence ATGACCGTTTTCGATTCGATCAGGAAGGCGATCGTACCCATCCACAAGGAGGGTTACCCCTTCATCGCGATCTTTCTCGTCGCGACGCTCATTCTCGGCTGGATCGCCGATCCGCTGTTCTGGATCGGTCTGTTCGCCACGCTCTGGTGCGCCTATTTCTTCCGCGATCCCGAGCGCGTCGTGCCGCAGGATGACGACATCGTGATCAGCCCTGCCGACGGTCTCGTCTCCTCCGTCAGCGAGGAGATCCCGCCGCAGGAAATGGGTCTCGGAAGCGAGCCGATGCTCAGGATCTGCGTGTTCATGAACGTGTTCAACTGCCATGTGAACCGCGCCCCCATGGCCGGCACGGTGCGCGGCATTCACTATCGCCCGGGCAAGTTCCTCAATGCCGAACTCGACAAGGCGAGCGAGGACAATGAGCGCAACGGCGTGGTGCTGGAAACGGCCCATGGGTCCATCGGCGTCGTCCAGATCGCCGGTCTCGTCGCCCGCCGCATCGTCTGCTTCGTCGAAAACGGCGATGTGGTCGACGCCGGCGAGCGTTTCGGCCTCATCCGTTTCGGCTCCAGGCTTGACGTTTACCTTCCCGCCGGCGCCACGCCGCGCGTCGCGGTCGGTCAGACGGCGACCGCGGGCGAAACGGTTCTCGCCGTTTTCGGTGACTTTGAACTGCCTGTGGCCGGACGGCGGATCTGA